A window from Mycolicibacterium tokaiense encodes these proteins:
- a CDS encoding NAD(P)/FAD-dependent oxidoreductase, giving the protein MESDGSFDVLIVGGGNAGISTAARLQRKGVIGIGVVEPQTVHTYRPLLSYVGGGQASMRAAERTQRSVTPKGVTWLRDAAVSVSAEDNTLHCASGRSYRYRDLVLAAGLVPDHDALPGIEEALRSPAVASNYLDHAPKTWELVQSLPAGRHAVFTVPRAPVGCTGTTIKPLFLAAAHWAGTGVRITLLVDRPGLVGVPELDVRLQARLDELGVDVRHRAAVTGLQPQAQTLTINGAEQLGYDMLHLVPPFRGPQWITDSGLAGPDHGLVDIDPETLRHRTFPDVWALGDGAAVATDPSGGALRPQVATLADNLVAARHGGQLRSYDGYTVAPITTEAHRLIAGEFDRSGAVQSSLPSFLDPLAPRRTAWAFDRYGLPRIYWNLILRGRV; this is encoded by the coding sequence ATGGAATCTGACGGCTCGTTCGATGTGCTGATCGTCGGCGGCGGCAATGCGGGGATCAGCACCGCGGCACGTCTGCAGCGCAAGGGCGTCATCGGCATCGGCGTCGTGGAACCCCAGACAGTCCACACGTACCGTCCGCTGCTGTCGTATGTCGGCGGCGGTCAGGCGTCGATGCGGGCGGCCGAGCGCACCCAGCGCTCGGTGACCCCGAAGGGTGTGACGTGGCTTCGGGACGCGGCGGTGTCGGTGTCGGCCGAGGACAACACCCTGCACTGCGCCTCCGGCCGCTCGTATCGGTACCGCGACTTGGTGCTCGCCGCCGGCCTGGTCCCCGATCACGATGCGCTGCCCGGCATCGAGGAGGCGCTGCGCTCGCCGGCGGTGGCCAGCAACTACCTTGATCACGCACCAAAGACGTGGGAGCTGGTGCAGTCGCTTCCCGCCGGTCGGCACGCGGTTTTCACCGTGCCGCGGGCGCCGGTCGGCTGTACCGGCACCACCATCAAACCGCTGTTCCTGGCGGCGGCGCACTGGGCCGGCACCGGCGTCCGCATCACCCTGCTCGTCGACCGGCCCGGCCTGGTCGGGGTGCCTGAACTGGACGTGCGGCTGCAGGCTCGGCTCGACGAACTCGGCGTCGACGTCCGGCACAGAGCGGCGGTGACCGGACTGCAACCGCAGGCGCAGACTCTGACGATCAACGGCGCCGAGCAGCTCGGCTACGACATGCTGCACCTGGTGCCGCCGTTTCGCGGGCCACAGTGGATCACCGACAGCGGGCTGGCCGGCCCCGATCACGGCCTGGTCGACATCGACCCGGAGACGTTACGCCACCGCACGTTTCCGGACGTCTGGGCTCTGGGCGACGGCGCGGCCGTGGCGACTGATCCCTCGGGCGGGGCGCTGCGGCCGCAGGTGGCGACGCTGGCCGACAATCTCGTGGCGGCGCGCCACGGCGGACAGCTGCGCAGCTACGACGGCTACACCGTCGCCCCCATCACCACCGAGGCGCACCGCCTGATCGCCGGCGAGTTCGACCGCTCCGGCGCGGTGCAGTCGTCACTGCCGTCTTTTCTGGATCCGTTGGCGCCGCGTCGCACCGCCTGGGCCTTCGACCGCTACGGCCTGCCGCGGATCTACTGGAACCTGATTCTCAGGGGACGCGTGTGA
- a CDS encoding TetR/AcrR family transcriptional regulator, with amino-acid sequence MPPESGPVREHPRRRGRNSSGEETRLKLITVAETMFADRGIAAVSLNEIRLAAGQSNAAVVNYHFGSKDDLVKAILADRLERIDADRGRLLDQAVSAGQPPELTALLAALVLPQVSSIERGERHVELVAQLLFRGYTEPGGHAWILADPSLTEHGQRLNQLIWSHLSHLPEVVATTRLRFVYTSSLNALADHQRQWVTATEVLPTAVFVSDLIDSLTAIIRAPASPQTLEALES; translated from the coding sequence ATGCCCCCGGAGTCAGGTCCCGTTCGGGAACATCCGCGCAGACGCGGCCGCAACAGCAGCGGAGAAGAGACGCGGCTCAAGCTCATCACCGTTGCGGAAACCATGTTTGCCGATCGAGGGATCGCTGCCGTCAGCCTCAACGAGATCCGACTCGCCGCGGGGCAGAGCAACGCCGCGGTGGTGAACTACCACTTCGGCTCCAAGGATGACCTGGTCAAAGCCATACTCGCCGACCGTCTCGAACGGATCGATGCAGATCGGGGCCGGTTGCTCGACCAGGCGGTATCGGCCGGTCAACCGCCTGAGCTCACAGCACTCCTCGCAGCCTTGGTGCTCCCCCAGGTGAGCAGCATCGAGCGGGGAGAGAGGCATGTCGAGTTGGTGGCGCAGCTGCTCTTTCGTGGGTACACCGAACCCGGTGGACACGCCTGGATCTTGGCCGATCCGTCACTGACCGAGCATGGTCAAAGGCTCAATCAGCTGATCTGGAGCCATCTTTCGCATCTGCCCGAGGTGGTTGCCACGACGCGGCTTCGATTTGTCTACACCAGTAGCTTGAACGCGCTGGCGGACCACCAGCGGCAGTGGGTGACCGCCACCGAGGTGTTGCCCACAGCGGTGTTCGTGTCAGACCTCATCGATTCGCTGACGGCGATCATTCGCGCGCCGGCGTCACCGCAGACTCTCGAGGCACTGGAGTCGTGA
- a CDS encoding GAP family protein — protein MNVEGTGHTMWVELTSLALVIAVSPASVVPAILMLHTPRPLAAGWAFAAGWSFSLVVATGLFIRISGRFNDGGNSPPHWLRPATLVLAVLLILTGLVTWMRRGRSSRAPAWLRAVDSVTPWRALAAAPVLVSLNPKVLSACAAAGFTLAATEKASSSHWGGAIGFALLASVTVILPVLSYAVWRERMDGPLQRLKVGMERHNAAILAVILLVVGLMLLLQAV, from the coding sequence ATGAACGTCGAGGGGACCGGACACACGATGTGGGTGGAGTTGACGTCCCTGGCACTGGTCATCGCCGTGTCACCGGCCTCGGTTGTTCCAGCGATCCTGATGCTACACACACCTCGTCCATTGGCAGCCGGGTGGGCGTTCGCCGCAGGCTGGTCTTTCTCGTTGGTGGTGGCAACCGGCCTGTTCATCCGAATCTCCGGGCGGTTCAACGATGGCGGCAACTCTCCGCCGCACTGGCTGCGACCAGCAACACTGGTACTGGCGGTGCTTCTGATCCTCACCGGACTTGTCACCTGGATGCGACGGGGACGCAGTTCACGCGCCCCGGCATGGCTGCGTGCCGTGGATTCGGTGACTCCTTGGCGAGCCCTGGCAGCCGCGCCGGTCCTGGTGTCACTGAATCCCAAAGTACTCTCCGCCTGTGCTGCAGCAGGTTTCACTCTTGCAGCGACCGAGAAGGCGAGCTCCTCTCACTGGGGTGGTGCGATAGGTTTTGCCCTGCTTGCCAGCGTGACGGTGATACTGCCGGTGCTCAGCTACGCCGTATGGCGTGAGCGCATGGACGGACCCTTACAACGGCTCAAGGTCGGGATGGAGCGACACAACGCCGCGATACTGGCTGTGATTCTCCTCGTTGTGGGTCTGATGTTGTTGCTGCAAGCAGTGTGA
- a CDS encoding arylsulfatase codes for MMHTDPPAASLSAPNVVMIVLDDLGFAQLGCYGSSIQTPAIDRLARNGLRYNRFHVTGLCSPTRASLLTGRNHHSVGMGFLADIPSAHPGYTGKIPASVPTLPRVLRDSGWSTMAVGKWHLAPRGERTSAGPFTRWPLGLGFERYYGFLLGDANHWDPQLVRDNTYLDGPDVRPAGYHLTEDLTDEAIRMVVSQQQSAPGKPFFLYFATGAMHSPHHVHKSWADAYTGRFDAGWDVWRDEVFARQVAEGVVPAGATLTERPAWVPAWNTLTTEERAVYARMHEVYAGFLSHTDAQIDRLIRALEELDVLDNTIVIVLSDNGASAEGGVAGTSNEHRFTHRVPEAPADNIDRLPDWGGTAGYPHYAWGWAWAGNTPFRLWKRYAWLGGTRVPLIVHWPHGVHDAGGVRSQFAHAIDIMPTVLEACGVQRRDPVHGASLLPTFDESSAPAPRSTQYFEVVGSRSIVSDGWKATTDHVSQGVMDEEILLQGSRDFAADRWSLFRADDFSEAHDISAEHPEVVSRLTTQWMAEAARYDVLPLTDSLVARAAEMVWPVFPPGQRVVLRPAGGPVADEALPLLYSRLSADVVVPSGAANGVLFAIGNWTGGLAAYVIESRLHIAIAAPGGDLRVRGDRLLTEGRHTVGCRLHRLHGETRVEAVVDNAVVGFTTAPLTLPHVWQHGGTSMLLGRDRGLPVCDDYQPPFAWNGELFSVTVESDLESLPGRELLEAALKSE; via the coding sequence ATGATGCACACAGACCCTCCTGCCGCGAGCCTGTCGGCCCCCAATGTGGTCATGATCGTGCTGGACGATCTCGGCTTCGCGCAGTTGGGCTGCTACGGCTCGAGCATCCAGACTCCGGCCATCGACCGGCTCGCTCGCAACGGGCTCCGGTACAACCGCTTCCACGTCACCGGGCTGTGTTCGCCAACCCGCGCCTCCTTGCTCACCGGACGAAACCACCACTCCGTCGGGATGGGATTTCTTGCCGACATCCCGAGCGCGCATCCGGGCTACACCGGCAAGATCCCCGCTTCGGTCCCCACGCTGCCACGCGTCCTTCGCGATTCCGGCTGGAGCACGATGGCTGTCGGGAAGTGGCACCTGGCGCCGCGGGGCGAACGGACGAGTGCCGGCCCGTTCACCCGCTGGCCACTGGGACTCGGGTTCGAGCGCTACTACGGTTTTCTCCTCGGCGACGCCAATCACTGGGACCCACAACTGGTCCGAGACAACACCTATCTCGACGGACCCGACGTCCGCCCAGCCGGCTACCACTTGACCGAGGATCTCACCGACGAGGCCATCAGAATGGTGGTCAGCCAGCAGCAGTCGGCACCCGGTAAGCCGTTCTTCCTCTACTTCGCCACTGGGGCGATGCACTCACCACACCATGTCCACAAGAGTTGGGCCGACGCCTACACAGGCCGATTCGATGCCGGATGGGACGTGTGGCGCGACGAGGTGTTCGCCCGCCAGGTCGCCGAAGGTGTGGTGCCCGCAGGCGCCACACTCACCGAGCGGCCCGCATGGGTGCCGGCGTGGAACACCCTCACCACAGAAGAACGCGCCGTGTACGCGCGGATGCACGAGGTGTACGCCGGCTTTCTCAGTCATACCGACGCCCAGATCGACCGATTGATTCGCGCACTCGAAGAACTCGATGTTCTGGACAACACCATCGTTATCGTCCTGTCCGACAATGGGGCGAGCGCCGAGGGAGGGGTCGCCGGAACCAGCAATGAACACCGGTTCACCCATCGGGTGCCAGAGGCGCCGGCTGACAACATCGACCGCCTACCGGATTGGGGCGGCACGGCCGGGTATCCGCACTATGCGTGGGGCTGGGCGTGGGCAGGCAACACCCCATTTCGGCTGTGGAAGCGGTATGCGTGGCTGGGCGGCACGCGGGTTCCACTGATCGTGCACTGGCCGCACGGTGTCCACGACGCCGGCGGTGTCCGTTCTCAGTTCGCACACGCTATCGACATCATGCCAACAGTGTTGGAGGCCTGCGGAGTTCAGCGGCGCGATCCGGTCCACGGTGCGAGCTTGCTGCCGACATTCGACGAATCATCGGCGCCGGCGCCTCGATCAACCCAGTACTTCGAAGTCGTGGGTTCCCGATCCATCGTCAGCGATGGCTGGAAGGCTACGACCGACCATGTGAGCCAGGGAGTCATGGACGAGGAGATACTGCTCCAGGGTAGCCGCGACTTCGCCGCTGACCGATGGTCCCTGTTTCGGGCCGACGACTTCTCCGAAGCTCACGACATCTCGGCGGAACACCCTGAGGTGGTTTCGAGATTGACCACCCAATGGATGGCCGAGGCTGCCCGCTATGACGTTCTGCCACTCACAGATTCGCTTGTGGCACGCGCGGCGGAGATGGTCTGGCCCGTGTTCCCGCCGGGGCAGCGGGTGGTGTTGCGCCCCGCCGGCGGTCCGGTCGCCGATGAGGCACTTCCCTTGCTGTACAGCAGGCTGTCCGCCGATGTCGTCGTCCCCTCCGGGGCAGCCAACGGTGTGTTGTTTGCGATCGGGAACTGGACCGGGGGGCTCGCGGCGTACGTGATCGAGTCCAGGCTGCACATCGCCATCGCCGCACCGGGCGGCGATCTCCGGGTGCGAGGCGATCGGCTGCTGACGGAGGGCCGCCACACCGTAGGCTGCCGGCTGCATCGCCTCCACGGCGAGACCCGGGTGGAAGCCGTGGTCGACAACGCCGTCGTCGGGTTCACGACGGCCCCGTTGACACTGCCGCATGTCTGGCAGCACGGCGGAACATCGATGCTGTTGGGACGAGACCGCGGGCTGCCGGTGTGTGACGACTACCAACCCCCGTTCGCGTGGAACGGCGAATTATTCTCCGTGACGGTGGAATCCGATCTGGAATCGCTACCGGGCCGCGAACTCCTCGAAGCGGCACTCAAGTCTGAGTGA